Proteins found in one Drosophila busckii strain San Diego stock center, stock number 13000-0081.31 chromosome 2R, ASM1175060v1, whole genome shotgun sequence genomic segment:
- the LOC108596364 gene encoding uncharacterized protein LOC108596364 isoform X1, translated as MAASASTPQNYKVPSTSKISVDKLLRVGYYELEKTIGKGNFAVVKLATNIVTKTKVAIKIIDKTCLNEEYLSKTFREIAILKSLRHAHITRLYEVMESQSMIYLVTEYAPNGEIFDHLVANGRMKEPEAARVFTQLISAVHYCHQRGVVHRDLKAENVLLDKDMNIKLADFGFSNHYEDGSLLHTWCGSPPYAAPEVFQGLEYDGPKSDIWSLGVVLYALVCGALPFDGKTILELKSRVVLGKFRIPFFMSQECEHLIRNMLVVEPDRRYTIKQIIKHRWLSDWQSELQSEEPLPSSLTGSSNSLSDADNASAPQLDAVVMTHMLQLPGLTADMIAQSVHEQRFDNIYAIYNLLQDKLLQRRRENQRLQHHANLAYSRSRKTSITTGIVDRSEPVKQESLDRLSPLSSANAAWCADVAVDLEKYGEFELECLARPNEPALQHLSATAGAASGANTRRHTVGPGDVAHEQALANPHVPPIDFKCTPQCADATQVTPYYPMNLPMLQNQPLHNLTIKDQHLLKPPVVMGASSFGRRASDGGANLHIYYPASGASVASGSSAANGQQMDAAYYMNASLAAAPGAAELSTLNEQPGAAQLHCCAEPSGEECSEEIQRYMQKRGCVKRHTVGCTEDLSVSHSPADLSAQQAQAATGAGAAAGNNMRTRRTGLLTVTERPPVICPELIREVESRMNRDYLPPTLKSLSQSPPNAPTLAGGAVPHSLPLLGVVGGSIPLVAPNSANNRRAYRAAHCKLPTVQEGGRYSPVRRASEGSRSQFQGPLQECQSLQKGIAQRNFLVAPSPPLLENSISLPGSPIHGKPTAMQLALRRGHDIEVPAEAMKTLMPVLDRLVKEQRVSFDIANKIISTNVVPIDLAPQLGLAAHAASAAAVSGGHLDQTHLMQLQQQQQQQQQPMHSFSVSPLTPHVPHASLTSAKQMFGQPMCGYQGVPAIALTLPLQPQQLVGQFSSINLGASNSNGSSGCQSPVYSNSNSGSGFSGSCSPNPNPYLPGTGPFNPCNSPLHQITKGISVLSTGGGSITRGTSAASECVTQPLDLSMDVCNAAVDDYAAPNWYMSTSAYYDLKPLNLSPAQPVRVVPTPPASPNLCIIQEENGNGQMCHTISTGQPYAGCTGGITPQICLTDVQGSEITLVALSSDNSRDSEDSLEPHTPVMSLQGLIIAEPPHNDMPSITRGIGRKASLDCEPANHASSSSAATAAEAHRRGSDKSLGFSDDSLSNDSNNLSPSCQEPSASSGFKSDSHSEMGDHTECGHLTPDSMCDSRRMSDEMCYEVPLPHECSNLDSTRILELVKQTIDSTMPPKGFVLHKGSISSEDSGAESRYSSASNASSEATPSVQQLQTSSQYGEPTTNLSLEYSGGLQIELQVCEGRSRDHHGAGKGIKLRRISGDQFEYGKICQQLISTITMQQVAG; from the exons gtgGCCATCAAGATCATTGACAAGACATGCCTCAATGAGGAATATCTGAGCAAAACGTTTCGGGAGATTGCAATCTTAAAGTCGCTGCGTCATGCGCACATTACGCGTCTGTACGAGGTGATGGAGTCGCAGTCGATGATCTACCTGGTCACAGAGTATGCGCCCAACGGTGAGATCTTCGATCATCTGGTGGCCAACGGACGCATGAAGGAGCCCGAGGCGGCGCGTGTGTTCACACAGTTGATCTCGGCGGTGCACTACTGTCATCAGCGTGGCGTCGTGCATCGCGATCTCAAGGCGGAGAATGTGCTGCTGGACAAGGATATGAACATAAAG CTCGCTGACTTTGGCTTTAGCAATCACTACGAGGACGGCAGTCTGCTGCACACTTGGTGTGGCTCACCGCCGTATGCGGCGCCTGAAGTGTTTCAGGGCCTGGAGTATGATGGACCCAAGTCGGATATATGGAGTCTGGGTGTAGTGCTCTATGCGCTTGTGTGCGGCGCGCTGCCCTTTGATGGCAAGACCATACTGGAGCTCAAAAGTCGCGTTGTGCTTGGCAAATTTCGCATACCCTTCTTCATGTCGCAGG AGTGCGAGCATCTCATACGCAATATGCTGGTGGTGGAGCCGGATCGACGTTATACCATCAAACAGATTATAAAGCATCGCTGGCTGAGCGATTGGCAGTCGGAGCTGCAGTCAGAGGAGCCGCTGCCCAGCTCGCTGACGGGCTCAAGTAACTCGCTAAGCGATGCGGATAATGCGAGTGCACCACAGCTGGATGCAGTGGTCATGACGcatatgctgcagctgcctggACTTACGGCGGACATGATTGCGCAGTCGGTGCATGAGCAGCGCTTTGATAATATCTATGCCatatataatttgctgcaggacaaattgctgcagcgtCGACGCGAAAACCAAAGACTGCAGCATCATGCCAACTTGGCGTACTCTAGATCACGCAAGACAAGCATTACCACGGGCATTGTGGATCGCTCCGAGCCCGTTAAGCAGGAATCTCTGGATAGGCTCAGTCCGCTAAGCAGCGCCAATGCGGCCTGGTGTGCCGATGTGGCTGTGGATTTGGAAAAGTACGGCGAGTTCGAGCTGGAGTGTCTAGCTAGACCGAATGAG CCTGCGCTGCAACATTTAAGTGCCACAGCTGGCGCTGCCAGCGGCGCCAATACGCGTCGTCATACCGTCGGTCCCGGCGATGTGGCGCACGAGCAAGCGCTCGCCAATCCGCATGTGCCGCCCATAGATTTCAAGTGCACGCCGCAGTGCGCGGATGCCACACAAGTGACGCCCTACTATCCCATGAATCTGCCCATGCTGCAGAATCAGCCGCTGCACAATCTCACCATCAAGGATCAGCATCTGCTCAAGCCGCCAGTGGTTATGGGTGCCA gCTCTTTTGGTCGTCGCGCTTCAGATGGTGGCGccaatttacatatttattatccTGCCAGCGGTGCGAGCgttgccagcggcagcagcgcagcaaatgGACAACAAATGGATGCGGCTTACTATATGAATGCCAGTCTGGCAGCGGCGCCTGGCGCAGCTGAGCTCAGCACGCTGAATGAGCAGCCaggagcagcgcagctgcattGCTGTGCCGAGCCAAGTGGCGAGGAGTGCAGCGAGGAGATTCAACG TTATATGCAAAAACGCGGCTGCGTTAAGCGTCACACAGTTGGCTGCACCGAGGATTTGTCAGTGAGCCACAGTCCAGCGGATTTGTCAGCGCAGCAGGCCCAAGCGGCAACTGGcgctggcgccgctgctggcaacaacatGAGAACGCGTCGCACGGGTTTGCTTACCGTAACCGAAAGACCGCCAG TCATTTGCCCTGAACTCATACGCGAAGTTGAATCTCGCATGAATCGTGATTACTTGCCGCCCACGCTCAAGTCCTTAAGTCAATCGCCACCCAATGCGCCCACCTTGGCAGGTGGCGCTGTGCCACACTCGCTGCCACTGCTGGGCGTAGTGGGTGGCAGCATAccgttggtggcgcccaataGTGCCAACAATCGACGCGCCTATCGCGCCGCCCACTGTAAGCTGCCCACTGTCCAAGAGGGTG GACGCTATAGCCCCGTGCGTCGCGCCTCGGAGGGTTCGCGCTCGCAGTTCCAGGGACCGCTGCAGGAATGCCAATCATTGCAAAAAGGTATCGCACAGAGAAATTTTTTGGTTGCACCCAGTCCGCCGCTTTTAGAAAATTCAATCAGTCTGCCCG GTTCACCCATACATGGCAAGCCCACAGCTATGCAGCTTGCGCTGCGGCGTGGACACGACATTGAGGTGCCGGCGGAGGCTATGAAGACGCTTATGCCAGTGCTGGATCGCTTGGTGAAGGAGCAGCGCGTCAGCTTTGACATTGCCAACAAAATAATCTCAACGAATGTGGTGCCCATTGATTTGGCGCCGCAGCTTGGACTTGCTGCGCATGCggcaagcgctgcagctgtcaGCGGTGGCCACTTGGATCAAACCCACttgatgcagctgcagcagcaacagcagcaacaacaacagcccaTGCACAGCTTTAGTGTGTCGCCGTTGACGCCACATGTGCCACATGCATCGCTGACCAGCGCCAAGCAAATGTTTGGCCAGCCCATGTGTGGCTATCAGGGCGTGCCGGCCATAGCgctgacgctgccgctgcagccgcagcagctggtggGACAGTTCAGCAGCATTAATCTGGGCGCCAGCAATTCGaacggcagcagcggctgccaGTCGCCTGTgtatagcaacagcaacagtggcaGCGGCTTTAGCGGCAGCTGCTCACCCAATCCGAATCCCTATTTGCCTGGCACGGGACCCTTTAATCCCTGCAACTCGCCGCTGCATCAAATAACCAAAGGCATTTCAGTCCTAAGCACAGGCGGCGGCTCCATTACGCGTGGCACTTCAGCAGCCAGCGAATGCGTTACGCAGCCCTTGGATTTGTCCATGGATGTTTGCAATGCTGCTGTGGATGATTATGCCGCGCCCAATTGGTACATGTCCACGTCTGCTTACTACGATTTGAAGCCACTGAATCTATCGCCGGCGCAGCCAGTGCGTGTAGTGCCAACGCCGCCCGCTTCGCCCAATCTGTGCATCATACAGGAGGAGAATGGCAATGGCCAAATGTGTCACACCATAAGCACGGGTCAGCCCTACGCCGGCTGCACTGGCGGCATTACACCACAGATTTGCCTTACGGACGTGCAGGGCAGCGAGATTACGCTCGTGGCGCTCAGCTCGGACAACAGTCGCGACAGCGAGGACTCGCTGGAGCCGCATACTCCAGTAATGTCATTGCAG GGCTTAATCATTGCGGAGCCGCCGCACAACGATATGCCCTCCATAACGCGCGGCATTGGACGCAAGGCCAGCCTGGACTGTGAGCCAGCCAATCatgccagcagctccagcgctGCAACTGCTGCGGAGGCGCATCGACGTGGCAGCGACAAGTCGCTGGGCTTCTCCGACGACTCGCTTAGCAATGACTCGAATAATCTGTCGCCCTCGTGCCAGGAGCCCTCGGCTAGCTCCGGCTTCAAGTCCGATTCACATTCCGAAATGGGTGATCATACCGAGTGCGGTCATCTAACGCCCGACTCCATGTGCGATTCGCGTCGCATGTCGGATGAAATGTGTTACGAAGTGCCGCTGCCACATGAGTGCTCCAATTTGGACTCCACGCGCATTCTCGAGcttgttaagcaaacaattgactCCACCATGCCGCCCAAGGGATTTGTGCTGCACAAGGGCAGCATTAGCTCGGAGGATAGTGGCGCCGAGTCGCGTTACAGCAGCGCCTCGAATGCCTCCAGTGAGGCAACGCCCagcgtgcagcagctgcagacgAGCAGCCAGTATGGCGAGCCCACCACAAACCTAAGCCTGGAGTACTCGGGTGGCCTGCAGATTGAGCTGCAGGTGTGCGAGGGACGCAGCAGGGATCATCATGGCGCCGGCAAGGGCATCAAGCTGCGACGCATCTCTGGAGATCAATTTGAGTACGGCAAGATTTGTCAGCAGCTCATCAGCACCATAACCATGCAGCAGGTGGCGGGATAG
- the LOC108596364 gene encoding uncharacterized protein LOC108596364 isoform X2 gives MAASASTPQNYKVPSTSKISVDKLLRVGYYELEKTIGKGNFAVVKLATNIVTKTKVAIKIIDKTCLNEEYLSKTFREIAILKSLRHAHITRLYEVMESQSMIYLVTEYAPNGEIFDHLVANGRMKEPEAARVFTQLISAVHYCHQRGVVHRDLKAENVLLDKDMNIKLADFGFSNHYEDGSLLHTWCGSPPYAAPEVFQGLEYDGPKSDIWSLGVVLYALVCGALPFDGKTILELKSRVVLGKFRIPFFMSQECEHLIRNMLVVEPDRRYTIKQIIKHRWLSDWQSELQSEEPLPSSLTGSSNSLSDADNASAPQLDAVVMTHMLQLPGLTADMIAQSVHEQRFDNIYAIYNLLQDKLLQRRRENQRLQHHANLAYSRSRKTSITTGIVDRSEPVKQESLDRLSPLSSANAAWCADVAVDLEKYGEFELECLARPNEPALQHLSATAGAASGANTRRHTVGPGDVAHEQALANPHVPPIDFKCTPQCADATQVTPYYPMNLPMLQNQPLHNLTIKDQHLLKPPVVMGASSFGRRASDGGANLHIYYPASGASVASGSSAANGQQMDAAYYMNASLAAAPGAAELSTLNEQPGAAQLHCCAEPSGEECSEEIQRYMQKRGCVKRHTVGCTEDLSVSHSPADLSAQQAQAATGAGAAAGNNMRTRRTGLLTVTERPPGRYSPVRRASEGSRSQFQGPLQECQSLQKGIAQRNFLVAPSPPLLENSISLPGSPIHGKPTAMQLALRRGHDIEVPAEAMKTLMPVLDRLVKEQRVSFDIANKIISTNVVPIDLAPQLGLAAHAASAAAVSGGHLDQTHLMQLQQQQQQQQQPMHSFSVSPLTPHVPHASLTSAKQMFGQPMCGYQGVPAIALTLPLQPQQLVGQFSSINLGASNSNGSSGCQSPVYSNSNSGSGFSGSCSPNPNPYLPGTGPFNPCNSPLHQITKGISVLSTGGGSITRGTSAASECVTQPLDLSMDVCNAAVDDYAAPNWYMSTSAYYDLKPLNLSPAQPVRVVPTPPASPNLCIIQEENGNGQMCHTISTGQPYAGCTGGITPQICLTDVQGSEITLVALSSDNSRDSEDSLEPHTPVMSLQGLIIAEPPHNDMPSITRGIGRKASLDCEPANHASSSSAATAAEAHRRGSDKSLGFSDDSLSNDSNNLSPSCQEPSASSGFKSDSHSEMGDHTECGHLTPDSMCDSRRMSDEMCYEVPLPHECSNLDSTRILELVKQTIDSTMPPKGFVLHKGSISSEDSGAESRYSSASNASSEATPSVQQLQTSSQYGEPTTNLSLEYSGGLQIELQVCEGRSRDHHGAGKGIKLRRISGDQFEYGKICQQLISTITMQQVAG, from the exons gtgGCCATCAAGATCATTGACAAGACATGCCTCAATGAGGAATATCTGAGCAAAACGTTTCGGGAGATTGCAATCTTAAAGTCGCTGCGTCATGCGCACATTACGCGTCTGTACGAGGTGATGGAGTCGCAGTCGATGATCTACCTGGTCACAGAGTATGCGCCCAACGGTGAGATCTTCGATCATCTGGTGGCCAACGGACGCATGAAGGAGCCCGAGGCGGCGCGTGTGTTCACACAGTTGATCTCGGCGGTGCACTACTGTCATCAGCGTGGCGTCGTGCATCGCGATCTCAAGGCGGAGAATGTGCTGCTGGACAAGGATATGAACATAAAG CTCGCTGACTTTGGCTTTAGCAATCACTACGAGGACGGCAGTCTGCTGCACACTTGGTGTGGCTCACCGCCGTATGCGGCGCCTGAAGTGTTTCAGGGCCTGGAGTATGATGGACCCAAGTCGGATATATGGAGTCTGGGTGTAGTGCTCTATGCGCTTGTGTGCGGCGCGCTGCCCTTTGATGGCAAGACCATACTGGAGCTCAAAAGTCGCGTTGTGCTTGGCAAATTTCGCATACCCTTCTTCATGTCGCAGG AGTGCGAGCATCTCATACGCAATATGCTGGTGGTGGAGCCGGATCGACGTTATACCATCAAACAGATTATAAAGCATCGCTGGCTGAGCGATTGGCAGTCGGAGCTGCAGTCAGAGGAGCCGCTGCCCAGCTCGCTGACGGGCTCAAGTAACTCGCTAAGCGATGCGGATAATGCGAGTGCACCACAGCTGGATGCAGTGGTCATGACGcatatgctgcagctgcctggACTTACGGCGGACATGATTGCGCAGTCGGTGCATGAGCAGCGCTTTGATAATATCTATGCCatatataatttgctgcaggacaaattgctgcagcgtCGACGCGAAAACCAAAGACTGCAGCATCATGCCAACTTGGCGTACTCTAGATCACGCAAGACAAGCATTACCACGGGCATTGTGGATCGCTCCGAGCCCGTTAAGCAGGAATCTCTGGATAGGCTCAGTCCGCTAAGCAGCGCCAATGCGGCCTGGTGTGCCGATGTGGCTGTGGATTTGGAAAAGTACGGCGAGTTCGAGCTGGAGTGTCTAGCTAGACCGAATGAG CCTGCGCTGCAACATTTAAGTGCCACAGCTGGCGCTGCCAGCGGCGCCAATACGCGTCGTCATACCGTCGGTCCCGGCGATGTGGCGCACGAGCAAGCGCTCGCCAATCCGCATGTGCCGCCCATAGATTTCAAGTGCACGCCGCAGTGCGCGGATGCCACACAAGTGACGCCCTACTATCCCATGAATCTGCCCATGCTGCAGAATCAGCCGCTGCACAATCTCACCATCAAGGATCAGCATCTGCTCAAGCCGCCAGTGGTTATGGGTGCCA gCTCTTTTGGTCGTCGCGCTTCAGATGGTGGCGccaatttacatatttattatccTGCCAGCGGTGCGAGCgttgccagcggcagcagcgcagcaaatgGACAACAAATGGATGCGGCTTACTATATGAATGCCAGTCTGGCAGCGGCGCCTGGCGCAGCTGAGCTCAGCACGCTGAATGAGCAGCCaggagcagcgcagctgcattGCTGTGCCGAGCCAAGTGGCGAGGAGTGCAGCGAGGAGATTCAACG TTATATGCAAAAACGCGGCTGCGTTAAGCGTCACACAGTTGGCTGCACCGAGGATTTGTCAGTGAGCCACAGTCCAGCGGATTTGTCAGCGCAGCAGGCCCAAGCGGCAACTGGcgctggcgccgctgctggcaacaacatGAGAACGCGTCGCACGGGTTTGCTTACCGTAACCGAAAGACCGCCAG GACGCTATAGCCCCGTGCGTCGCGCCTCGGAGGGTTCGCGCTCGCAGTTCCAGGGACCGCTGCAGGAATGCCAATCATTGCAAAAAGGTATCGCACAGAGAAATTTTTTGGTTGCACCCAGTCCGCCGCTTTTAGAAAATTCAATCAGTCTGCCCG GTTCACCCATACATGGCAAGCCCACAGCTATGCAGCTTGCGCTGCGGCGTGGACACGACATTGAGGTGCCGGCGGAGGCTATGAAGACGCTTATGCCAGTGCTGGATCGCTTGGTGAAGGAGCAGCGCGTCAGCTTTGACATTGCCAACAAAATAATCTCAACGAATGTGGTGCCCATTGATTTGGCGCCGCAGCTTGGACTTGCTGCGCATGCggcaagcgctgcagctgtcaGCGGTGGCCACTTGGATCAAACCCACttgatgcagctgcagcagcaacagcagcaacaacaacagcccaTGCACAGCTTTAGTGTGTCGCCGTTGACGCCACATGTGCCACATGCATCGCTGACCAGCGCCAAGCAAATGTTTGGCCAGCCCATGTGTGGCTATCAGGGCGTGCCGGCCATAGCgctgacgctgccgctgcagccgcagcagctggtggGACAGTTCAGCAGCATTAATCTGGGCGCCAGCAATTCGaacggcagcagcggctgccaGTCGCCTGTgtatagcaacagcaacagtggcaGCGGCTTTAGCGGCAGCTGCTCACCCAATCCGAATCCCTATTTGCCTGGCACGGGACCCTTTAATCCCTGCAACTCGCCGCTGCATCAAATAACCAAAGGCATTTCAGTCCTAAGCACAGGCGGCGGCTCCATTACGCGTGGCACTTCAGCAGCCAGCGAATGCGTTACGCAGCCCTTGGATTTGTCCATGGATGTTTGCAATGCTGCTGTGGATGATTATGCCGCGCCCAATTGGTACATGTCCACGTCTGCTTACTACGATTTGAAGCCACTGAATCTATCGCCGGCGCAGCCAGTGCGTGTAGTGCCAACGCCGCCCGCTTCGCCCAATCTGTGCATCATACAGGAGGAGAATGGCAATGGCCAAATGTGTCACACCATAAGCACGGGTCAGCCCTACGCCGGCTGCACTGGCGGCATTACACCACAGATTTGCCTTACGGACGTGCAGGGCAGCGAGATTACGCTCGTGGCGCTCAGCTCGGACAACAGTCGCGACAGCGAGGACTCGCTGGAGCCGCATACTCCAGTAATGTCATTGCAG GGCTTAATCATTGCGGAGCCGCCGCACAACGATATGCCCTCCATAACGCGCGGCATTGGACGCAAGGCCAGCCTGGACTGTGAGCCAGCCAATCatgccagcagctccagcgctGCAACTGCTGCGGAGGCGCATCGACGTGGCAGCGACAAGTCGCTGGGCTTCTCCGACGACTCGCTTAGCAATGACTCGAATAATCTGTCGCCCTCGTGCCAGGAGCCCTCGGCTAGCTCCGGCTTCAAGTCCGATTCACATTCCGAAATGGGTGATCATACCGAGTGCGGTCATCTAACGCCCGACTCCATGTGCGATTCGCGTCGCATGTCGGATGAAATGTGTTACGAAGTGCCGCTGCCACATGAGTGCTCCAATTTGGACTCCACGCGCATTCTCGAGcttgttaagcaaacaattgactCCACCATGCCGCCCAAGGGATTTGTGCTGCACAAGGGCAGCATTAGCTCGGAGGATAGTGGCGCCGAGTCGCGTTACAGCAGCGCCTCGAATGCCTCCAGTGAGGCAACGCCCagcgtgcagcagctgcagacgAGCAGCCAGTATGGCGAGCCCACCACAAACCTAAGCCTGGAGTACTCGGGTGGCCTGCAGATTGAGCTGCAGGTGTGCGAGGGACGCAGCAGGGATCATCATGGCGCCGGCAAGGGCATCAAGCTGCGACGCATCTCTGGAGATCAATTTGAGTACGGCAAGATTTGTCAGCAGCTCATCAGCACCATAACCATGCAGCAGGTGGCGGGATAG